From Anastrepha obliqua isolate idAnaObli1 chromosome 3, idAnaObli1_1.0, whole genome shotgun sequence:
ttactaaataaaagtggtttttcctcgtttttccactattctcaagttgttttatttattacttcagtgtaggtttacaagtggcacatatagattccaatccgatgcatggtcaaaatacgtatatatatgacacaaatccaagggaatagttaagttaaaaatataaataattaagtaccacttataaaataacataaaattattctatggcttacaacgacctttttcaattttttactacattttcagaaaggggataaacttatgcccttttttcccttgcttccaaattgcatcaatggtttaagtagcatccgaaatcagttgtcaaactttacttaaccttgtataattgaatcatgaataGTACTgtcaactataaaaaaattatagcttcaaaagtgacatctaccgaaatagcgggctattcaaaataacacctgttatgaAGCGGCTCAATGCTAGCGGAAATTCGAATGTATGCAGGGTTGCACTTACTtccaaaaaaatgcttaaaaatcaTTCACAGtagtataaataaatacgtGAAGGGTtgcatttaatttgtatttaaattattaacatATTTCTGATAGAAACAAATGTGTCTAATAATTTCATTCTGCTAAATTTGATTCTAAATTttacaagtaaataaaattacgaaaatatcaaatttgCGAAAGTCTCTTTCAACCGAAATGCAACTTTGTACAGATACGATTTCCGCTTGCAGTACACTCGTTTGCTCTGTCGTGTACGcagtagtacaaaaacaaaatttacatatattttgcttttgcattttagtagtttgaatgtcaaaatttcaatcagaatgtcaacaaacatataaaataacaacaacaaaaacctagTTCACTTTAACATCgaatccaataaaaaaaaaaaaaatctgttgtcTAGTAACCTCCTGTGAGCTGATGAGTGTGAAACAATTCTTTTAACGCTCCCTCTCGAGTATCGAAGCACCGCTTTTGAAACCCAAGTAAAACAAATTACGATCTTATTGTACCATTTTAATCCTGATGCCAAGGTTCTAACTTTCATTCCAGCTCTTTTGTTATACTGGACGCCAAAACGACAATACCATCCTCGCTCAATAAATAAGTGTGGTATACCCTCTAGCATTTTATTCAgctgataatattttttatagcagaaaCACCCGCTTTTCTTGGCTAagcgtcaaaacaaaaaaaatttcgtgtcGATTAGACGGGCGGAGGGCAAGAATTGGATTGCTTTTTGCTGGagttatttttccacaaaagtgATATGCATACCCGGACATtggttttaatttgtttactttgagAACAAAAACTGTAGTGCAGTCCCCGAAGTTCCTTGTGCGTGTGTAGgaatatgtacaaggtggcgaaaAAAGTAACAACTTATTTGAAAACAACGCAATTTTCTCACTTGGCGGTTAACAGAATTTGAGTTCTTTATTTGACAGGTATTGTGTTTCAAACTAGGGAGGTAACGGTATTAGTACGCGATCAAATGTTTTCAATACTTTTAAGGAATAGTACATTAGTGAGTTAACTCAACCCCGTTCACAAAACGCGTAAAACAATTAGCTATTTCTCGGCTGGCccctaaaaataatttaaccaAAGATTTGTagatatttcatttataaaatttaaatgattcaAAAGTTGGTGCTAACCGACTGCCAAATCCATCTGTCGTGCCCGAACGAGGAATAGATTATTGGAATGAAAATTACTCGGATTTCGGCAACGCCAATCCTCGTGTTCCCCGCGAGACACCACTCCATTCACCAAAAGTAGTCATGAGTTGACCTGTTCACTAAGAACTGTGGTCATACTTTTTTGAAGATGTTAATGGCGACCGTTACCGGATTATGTTGAACAGGTTCGTAATACCGAAAGGGGTTGAGTTGGAGCAAGACAACGCGATGCCTCAAACAGCGCTCGAGAAAATAGAGATTTTCGGCCATTTGATTTCTCAAAAGGTAATTTTCGTTTGCTAACGACCTCAGACTAAGAATATAAGAACTACGAAtacaataaactaaaaaaatattaaaataaatctgtttaagttgcatatatttatatgaacgCGCCTGCGAAATATTTGAGTAGACTCTGTTTATCAGCTATTTGACAATAACAACTTACACTTGGCAAGGTTGCATTCCCCGCCTTGCAAGTTTACGAGATCGTTTGCGAGCCAAAATCATCGCCTAAGCTTATGCTGATGGTGGAAATGAGTTTTCGTACAAATTTGGACAGAAATATACACGACATACGGGGCACTTAACCCTTTACCGCATATGAGCCCACACTCGAATATGTCATTGcagttttgattaaattttatttccgaattaagtattgtaaaataaCTCAAACAGcattcaaacattttaatcCATATATATTAGCAATAACAAAACgtaaaaaattgtctatgattttatgacatttcgaaATAGCCTCACTTTTGTGCGAGTCTGTGAAAAGGTAGAATTGAAGTGCGACTAATTCCTTTTCAAAAAACGATATCAGAGTAAAaccttttcacaaaaaaaaaaaaaatatttctaaggaGTCGATGTACTCATCTCCCTCGATAGATAATAATTTGTCTGCTTTTTCTATACTCACAATTAGTTTCTATATACGGTTCCAACCTAAATGTGAaacgttttcaatatttttcttttaatataatatgtcttattggtaattaaataaagttttttccaccgtgaaaaaatagttttttcaacgGTTTATTAATTCATGCAGTAAAGGGCTAAGCGCTTAAACGAACGGCCCTAATAATTTGCTTAACATTACTCATTTTCCACATTACCCAATTTCGCTAGAATGTAAAGGATAGCCAGCCAATTTTTTTCGAGGCTTTTTTACCTTTTCAGATTTCACCCTAATATTACTAAACTGACAAAAAGCCCAGCTGAAGAAGTGCAAGGCATCGAAGATGATCAAACATGCTCGAAGCTATGCGTTCGAAGTTCGAGCTGCGTGTATCTGAAAGATTTGCACAACCACAGAATGACTTCTCCAAcacgaacaacaaaaacactagCACAGCGCACGTGCActtctgtgtgtgtgtgaatttgTATGAGTGGGATACATTTGTATCTTGTCGTTTGCAACAAAAGAACTCCggttttttgttgctgctgtcgCCGACCGTGCTGTGGCTGTAGTTGTGCACATTTCATATGGTTTTCGTTTTCGGTTTCGGGAAAAATGTTTCATTGAGGTCCAGCCGGTTGGGCGCTCTTTTTTCAGTGTTCATTCGTTGCTCTCTGGTCGTGCGGTGCGGTTGTGCGATATTTCGACATTAGCGGTGCGCCAACAGCCAGACTACCTGCCGAACGCGATTTTCGtcgcttaaaattaaattctcggtgtgttttatatttacatacatatgtacatatatggagcaaaagtgtgtgtgtgaagaaaatattaatttaaatgaatttcagTTTCCCTGAATAGAAATTGCGGATTGAAGTTtgcataaaagtttattttgaatacaaattgcattttacaaattttgtctGAGggtgaaactaaaaaaaaaaaaattggtgattTATAAAAGTTTGCTCTCATGAATAAAAAACTGTTATAAGCTAAGTTCAAGCACCTTCTGAAATCACTTTATAGTGTTAacttgaaaagcaaaaatttaatttttaaacttaaacatttTGTCGCCATTCAAATAATTCGCTTCTCACTCCTTTGAAACACAGTCAATACTCGCTAAGTGTGCCTTTGAAATCTCACCAACTAAACACCTCAAAACCTCCCTCACACCGGAGTATTCGTTTAGAAAAGCAATACTTCAACCCCTCCACAGAGTCTACGAATTACGTGTCACACTCTCTCTGGAGTCTCATGTGGCATGCATTATTGGCGACGTCGTTAACCTTGTCGCTTGTGTACTAAACCGGCAAAcgacaaatattaaaagaaaaacagttttctgtttacattgaaagaaaccGCCGGAAAACCCCGCAGCGCACACCCAGTCAAAGGTCCATAGATATACAGCCGGcgctattttttcatatattttcacaTATATTTCCCGCAAATAATGATGCAACATTTAgaataaaaagaacaaaaacggtTGCCAATGTAAAGTAATAACAATTAGCATATTTGAGTAGAGGGTGTTACTGACGCGCATACGTCTGAGTGTGAGTGTGTTAATATCATTCGCAAATACAGACAATAAGACACCAGAAGCAAAAaagagtaaacaaaaatataaataactaagCGAAACGCGAATATAAGAGGTATAAAAAAATCGCGTGCGAGCTGATAAAATAAAAGGTAAACGCACAcagttacaaaaatataataatcagAAAAAAGTGTGATTTTTCGAGAGCAAGCAAATTATGCGCCAAATAAGTAGAACTTTAAGTGCGCTTACATCACCGCTCCCAGACTGCTCCACAAGCAAAACGATGATCTCCAATAGCAAGCAAGGCGCCGCGTCTGCAGCCACGAACAATAGGCATCAGCGCTGTCGTGCGCCGTCTCGCTTATCAGCTGTCACCTGCCAATATTTCAACTTCCATTTCGCCTCACTTACGATGTCGTCATATCTAATTTTGTTGCTTCTCAGCCTCGGCGCTCAACGTGATGCGCTGGTCCACGCACAAAATAGTACAACCGCGGTCGGTGCAGCAGCCACAGCGCCGCCTCCCCATGCCGCCGCTTTGGCCTCGCCAGGCGCTGGCACTGGCTCCGGCAGTGGCTCGTCAATATTGGATCAATTTAGCCCCAATTGCACTGCAGTTTCGCACATCTTCCAGGCGCGTGGCATCGATCAAGCGGAGATACCACAGAAGCCCAGTAACGGTGAGTTTCGCAAGATTGATTTTTTATCTACACTTCGTAATATTCtatttgaaatttgtgaagtaaGTGAGAGTAGGTGGGTGACGTTAATGCGGGTCATGCCTCTTGACTATTTTCGTTAAAACAATTAGGAGgattttgtaataattaaagTGCGAAAAAAGAACTCGAACCAGATGACAGCAGCATAGAATAGAAGTGTTTGATAGGCTAATTTGAGCACCAAGGGCCCGACTAATCAGATCTCTTCGGAGGAAGATCATTTTGAAGTTAGTGAAAAGTGGGAATAGAAATCGCTTCATCTGGAAAAAGTGCAAATGGTATCAAAAGAGATGTCCAATCTTATAGGATCTCTGAAAAGTGAATATTCCAAAAGATCATCACCTGATCGTTGTTAGAGAAGCTGTAAGAATGATGGATCACAATATCCGATCGCGGGTAGAAACAGGCTTTTCAGTTGAGAGAAATTCTTTaaataaggaaaacaaaaagtgagaagcCCCAGTGCGTTTCATGTTTTGGTCTAAGTGCACTTGCATTTTTGAGGAAAGTCGCTCTAAAAGGCTTCATGCTGTCTATACCAATTGGTAGTATCAGTGGTCGGCGCTGCCTTTGATGGGACGCACTTGTCATAAGCATTTTTGCATAATAAATATCATTTTGATGGGTTAATACGTGGAGATCACGCATTTCTGGCGGTTGGACATGAAAGACAAAATCGCtatgattttacaattttttaaaataaattctatttcagcagctgtcaaaataaacgtttacACGTGTGCTTAATTGATTACATTAATTGATTTTATCAATCATATCCACCTCAATTTTGTCAGTTTACTCAGAGCATCAATCGTTTAAGCGcaacaaaagaaatatatattaaaaaaaaaactagaaaaaatccGACTACAACTTTGTCTATTTTATTCTGCAAATAAATTGGCATACGcttccaattatttattttgttatttttttctgttaatgCTACTAACAATCACTTTAAAGTACAGCGAAAGTAAATTTATAACCGTCGGCGCTCTGTAGCCATACTTTGATCTTTGCGCAGCTGACAAGCGTTTATTTATGGTATAAATTTTCTTCAGCTCTATCGACACTAAAATcgagccaatttatctattatgAACATTCCGTATCACCTGACCACACTTAACAGATAACAAAACATACACACCTACGAATGTAGCCCAGCTAAATTATGCCAGCGATAGTagcttatacacatacatacacaataaatacatataatcgTTTTCAGATGATGAACCGGGAGGTGTGCGGATGCAAGGCCACTATGGAACGTCAAAAAGCCTTGATGAATTTTATTGTGACAAATATTAGCAAAGTTGTGCAtacttccatacatacatacatatatatacagacACTTTGTATTTGTTAACAGGCAAACACAATCAGCTTCATTGCAATTTAGCGCAACTTTAGTGAAGTTAATGTGCGAATTGTAATTAACTGTTTTTACGAGTaactgcaaacatacatacatatggacatacATTTTCGGTAGATAATGCGCAGCGTTAGAAGAGTGACGCTTTTGACGAAACCCGCGTTTTACAAATTAAttctgcatacaaaaaatattcgaatggATCTTTCATTTGTTTCGATACCAAAGGAGGGAGAGATAAGTCCCAGCAGTGCCTCTTCCATGTCTAATACAGTCAGGCATATCTCTCTGCTCTAAATCACCAATTCCTACATAACTTTGAatattttagaaacatatatcgggtgttttttaggagcttcagaacttaaaatgataatacaaaaccgAAATaatacactgtgcgacagtgaaattatacttttatagagacctagtacaacttgtaggtatagtaaaactaagaaacatggtataggagaaatttccaatacacccccaaaatctcattttatggccataaaaccgtttttcagtaggttgatgtgaacaatccctcctaacttcgccaatttccatccgatttcgaatttgtttttttagttcgaaagaaaaaaaacaagcctttttgacagtgtgttgacaatttttctgaaatgacaactgacgagactgtagacggaagtattcggagtttttttattttttctcaattttttcaactttgacatcatttttgcgatattatccgatattgaggatgttttctagtagactactgttatagtgaatttaattctgcgtcgaatgagctatatttgactgtaattgaattaaaattcatagagttgtgcgagttgtgcgtgttttaagattttattttttttactaattttatagcaagtgtcagtataaacacatcatcagtacgaaacagtacaggtttaaaattttaaaagatgtcggggaaaactaatcttcatttcaaaaatgacctgctccgtttataagagtcatcacaattttagggatccttgtcgggcctcagattcgaaaactcatgcgagatgagaaatttacgagtaagctcagtgcagtggaaagacgggcatgggaaagttttaaatcattgtgtgagaagtttcttggaaataaaaagagctctgattatgttgaagtcgtcaaagagtttttgagtgtgtacgaaaaaatggaatgcaatatgtCCATCAAGATACACTTTCTGCcctcacatttgaattttttcccggaaaacctgggccagatgagcgatgaacagggtgaaagatttcaccaggagataggagtcatcgaaaaacgttttcaagggaagaactccatcaacatgcttgctgattactgctggtccttgaaacgtaaaacaagtgatgactcttataaacggagcaggtctagcaaacatttttgaaatgaagattagtttttcccgacatcttttaaaattttaaacctgtactgtttcgtactgatgatgtgtttatactgacacttgctataaaattagtaaaaaaaataaaatcttaaaacacgcacaactcgcacaactctatgaattttaattcaattacagtcaaatatagctcattcgacgcagaattaaattcactataacagtagtctactagaaaacatcctcaatatcggataatatcgcaaaaatgatgtcaaagtttaaaaaattgagaaaaaataaaaaaactccgaatacttccgtctacagtctcgtcagttgtcatttcagaaaaattgtcaacacactgtcaaaaaggcttgttttttttctttcgaactaaaaaaacaaattcgaaatcggatggaaattggcgaagttaggagggattgttcacatcaacctactgaaaaacggttttatggccataaaatgagattttgggggtgtattggaaatttctcctataccattttttttagtttttctatagccacaaatcgtgctaggtctccataaaagtatatttaattttttttttttgtcacaccgtgATATTggattgaattattttttaatataatctgTTAGATAAttgcatggcatttattttttgaatataatatcggGCATATGTCCCCGcggcttttttctaatagtggtcgcccctcggcaggcagtggcaaacctccgagtgtatgtctgctctgaaaaagctccccatacaaaatatctgccgttcggagccggcttgaaactgtaggtctttccatttgtgaaacaacatcaagacgcacgccacaaataggaggaggatttatttttatatgttcgCCTCGGCACTTGTCTACTTTTTCCAACAAATCTCGCCGTATggtgtcaatggtggcttgaatattgcaataaatcgattattaAGTGCGCTGCTTGGCGCGCCGTTGCATTGTCTTGTTGGAGCCAAATCTCGtcaatgtttagctgattaatttttgcaaacaaagattcagtcagcatggctcgatagcgctcgctgTTCACCATAACGACAGCTCATTTGGAAAGAAATAAGATCCGATGACCGATGATCCCGCCAGTGTTCTATGCATTTCGCGaagagatttgttttttttttttaaagtacatttccacaatttggaagcgttgctctggcgttaaacgattcacgatggcttgtcaaactttactgaacagaaatatcaacagagtttgccattttcagctATCAAAACATAGTTATCGATGTCAATAACgttcagttaaaaaaaagacaCTCAATCAAAGAATTTCTACAGTTCGTGCTAAGCTCAGGTTGAGTTTATTGTGTGGCACCTCAAAAGGCCAAGAGCCTAAGTTTGTTTGATTATTGGTTAATTTAACCTAAgctaatatacttaaaaatttcGTTAGTTTTGTTCACTAAGGTCAGACTATGGCAGAAGCCATTTAGCTGGCTTTATAGTAGGCTTTGGTTTTTGAAAATCAATGGTTtgtctttcaaaattattgaatattacATTAGTTAAAATCGTAAACCAAGTCAGAGTAACTGTCCTACTAAAAATAGCGGCATATAGGCAGTAATTATGCACTACAATATTCAAGCATGCCaaatatactttattttgtGTTGTCACTAgtcaagcaaaagaaaaaaatattttatgttagttgctaaacttttcataaaacttGGCTGCAAATATGTTGCGCCAATGAAGGATATCATAAACCTGCTGATTTACGAGGTACTAAGCacggcacatacatacatgagatgtgtatgtatgtatttatctaaCTAACGAGGGCGTGCAGTTGGCGTAACCCATTTACCTGCCGCTGAACTACATTTGCTTTTTATTGGCGGATTTCAAAATAGTCTTTGCGCGTCTCATTTAACGCTCGAGTTGCTGACTGATAAAAAtaatatgcaataaaaattgtttgctattaataaaacaaaatacacgcACACTATCTTACTATGGAATGATTATAATTCCAAGCCTTAGTgcatctaataataataataattggcgcgtacactcctgttaggtgtttggccgagctcctcctcctatttgtggtgtgcgtcttgatgttgttccacaaatggagaggcctacagtttcaagccgactccgaacggcagatatttttatgaggagctttttcatggcagaaatacactcggaggtttgccattgcctgccgaggggcgaccgctattagaaaaatgtttttattaattttgctttcaccgagatccgaaccaacgacctctctttgaattccgaatggtaatcacgcaccaacccattcggctacggcggccgccacatacatttatgtatgcatgtttttgTATGTGAACTAATTAGAGTGAGCTGTGTATAAATAACCACGTTTACCCTTTTTCACGCAAAAGTAATCAGTTATAGAAACAACTATTTATTGATGGAAAACGTTGGATGGCGTTAATTATAATCGGCATTTCTGCGTCAGAGGggcaaaatatttgatttcagttCAACGCGGAAGTTTGATTAACAGAAGTGGTATTGGCTTTTATATTGCAAAAACCAAAGTAATacttgaataaatataaaaaattatttgtttgccaGCGGtgggtattaaaaaatgtttccagatATTTACCCGGCAGTCAGACTAGTTCACTAACGGTTCAAatgcacgaaatttttttatatggaaaaaatacgcATTTCGCAACTCTCCCAAATCTAGTCACCCTCGAAAAGCTAGAAGTAGTCACCCACCAGTAATGAAAGAACGTCATAAGACAAGCAATTTTTTAAGGGAATAAATATGCAGTTATTCCTCTAGCTGTGTCACTATCTATAACAATACCtcattagaagaaaatatatgtttttgatTTAACTTTACATAGGCAGCCATAGCAATTCAAAGCCTTAGGACCGTTTTTCTGCAACATTTGGCTTTTGAGTTATTACTTTTTTCAGCAAGCGAGCAAGTTTTTGTGTATGAGTTGAGCTATTAGTCCTTTCATAATGTATCCACTTTTCTCGATAGATTTTCTACGATTGATGTTACCCGCtgattttgatatttcgaactTGAACAATTGCGCTATTAACCTATCAGCAGGGGCTTATCTACATACAAATCTTTACTGCCTAccatgaaataatataatattacggCTTTAGCAGCCGCCGTTGCCGAGTGAGTTTATGCTCGATAACCGTTCTGTGGGCTTTGGTTTGAAATCCTGTGTGGatatgaaacatcaaattgtggaaagaagttttttctaatagcctcTCAACAGACGTTGGGAAATTTGCAATTTATAAAGCAAC
This genomic window contains:
- the LOC129242233 gene encoding uncharacterized protein LOC129242233 → MRQISRTLSALTSPLPDCSTSKTMISNSKQGAASAATNNRHQRCRAPSRLSAVTCQYFNFHFASLTMSSYLILLLLSLGAQRDALVHAQNSTTAVGAAATAPPPHAAALASPGAGTGSGSGSSILDQFSPNCTAVSHIFQARGIDQAEIPQKPSNDSEKADNASQPTNQPAGPNKSRVVR